From Plasmodium chabaudi chabaudi strain AS genome assembly, chromosome: 12, the proteins below share one genomic window:
- a CDS encoding SNARE protein, putative (query 200-200;GPI_cleavage_site_score=0.22039998;~;query 1-201; ~;query 202-224; ~;query 225-225; ~tmhmm; query 1-226; ~iprscan;Superfamily:SSF58038; score=2.88E-13;query 132-198;description=null;~iprscan;InterPro:IPR000727 : Target SNARE coiled-coil region;Prosite:PS50192; score=14.39;query 136-198;description=Target SNARE coiled-coil homology domain): protein MDIWDTDYEKAIETGKEIKKLLRKNESERKKAKNRAILRGKITEFNQNMKFLIHQLNNDYIKNDIRYKSNEGKYRSKVELLETMKNDISELYEEYGTNNESSTSYNITMDFVNNFDSRDGSYINDISREELMLKQHNMMRLQDEQLEFLEGTTQNLKNISYNINSEIQVHNEILDDIDRDVDETRDLLDRNRNMFTRIINSTSNSYLYMIIFLLTVTLFFLIIIL from the exons ATGGATATATGGGATACCGATTATGAAAAAGCCATTGAAACGGgaaaagaaattaaaaaattattgagaaaaaatgaaagcgAACGAAAAAAAGCTAAAAACAGAGCTATATTAAGGGGGAAAATAACAGAATTTaatcaaaatatgaaatttttaatacatcAATTAAACaatgattatataaaaaatgatataagaTATAAATCAAATGAAGGGAAATATAGGAGTAAGGTAGAGCTCCTAGAAACaatgaaaaatgatatatcaGAACTGTACGAAGAGTATGGAACGAATAATGAATCG agCACTTCGTATAATATAACGATGGATTTCGTAAACAATTTTGATAGCAGAGATGgatcatatataaatgacaTAAGCAGAGAAGAGTTAATGTTAAAACAACATAATATGATGAGATTGCAAGATGAACAACTTGAATTTCTTGAAGGAACAacacaaaatttaaaaaatattagctataatataaatagtgAAATACAAGTacataatgaaatattagaTGATATAGATAGAGATGTGGATGAAACAAGAGATTTGTTGGATAGAAATAGAAATATGTTTACTAGAATTATTAATAGCACGAGTAATTCTTATTTgtatatgataatttttttattaacagttacacttttctttttgatCATAATACTCTAG